AATTTCCCCAAGGACATAGCAATTGAAATGGGATATATAAAAACAGATAAAGATCCTATCCCTGATTTAACGGCAAGGCAATTTGCCGAAATGTGGGAGAAAAAATTCAATAGGTTATATTATACAGGGGGCTGGTAATGAGTGTGAAAATATTAAAAAAAATGCATAAAATCATATATGTCATGTCTGCTCTATTTTTGCACAGTTTTGCAGTTTCTGCGGCGCCGATGGTGTTTTCAGTAGAGGTAAATGGTGGGACTTGCATTTATTGCACTTGGTATCAGGCAGAGGGAGAGATTACCAAAGAAACACCGGCGGTGTTGCAGGCTTTTTTTGATCAACATAGAATAAAAGGCTTGGGAAATATTGTTGCGCAGCTTTCCATGCAGCTTAATTCCAGCGGCGGGGATTTCTTCGCCGCAATGGAAGTCGGGCGGATTTTACGTAAAGAGGGGATCTCCACAAGAGTAGGCTCAACAGTGCGCTATAATGAGAATGGTGTCCATTGGAGTGACTGGGGAGAAGATGCGCAATGTGGTGGTGCCTGTATTTTTGCCTATCTTGGTGGTCATTCATGGGAGGGGGGTGAGTTTGCGATTAAATCCTACAGGCCGCCATTTGCGGATATGGAAAAACGGGATATTACACCACAGCGGCGGGAAGAATTGAGCGAGATTGCTTATATTCTTGCCTATGCACGCGAAATGGGATTTGATCCGTCTTTTATCTATCTGGGCAAGCAGGATGGTTCGCTTTATACGATTAATGTCAAAGAAGCAGAAAAATTATCGCTGATTTTTGATGCGGATGAGGTTAGGGACTGGGCGATTGAGCAGCGGGATGGTGGCTTGGTTGCAGTTGCGCGCAGTAGCAATAGGGAGAAAGGGGCAGAGTTTTATTGTGATGCTTCCGGGATGCCGTATTTTTTATTGTATTACAAGAAGCAATTTCCGGAAGATTCACGTGGGTGGGTTCTCGGGTCTTATGACATGATAGCCTCAATTTTTAATGTTAATGTGGCGGTAACGGATGATCATGTTACAGAAACAGATAAGTATTCGACATTCAGGGCAGCCTTGCCGGGTGTTAATTTTTCTAATGATGATGGTTACAGTTTTTATATGTCGGCGCAAACGAAATTGGATCCTGTATGGCAGATGCTTCGCTTTGCTGATACAACGAGTATGAAACTGTATGGTCCTGTCATCATGCAGAACTGTCTGGAAAAATAAGGTGTATTATTGACAAGCCTTGGAAAGCATTTTCAGAGATTTTATCAATGTCGGGATAAGAGCGGCATAATACTGTTCTTCTGATATATCATAAATGAGGCTAATGTTGGTCATGCCGCTATCACAATAAGGTATGGTGAAGTTGTAAAGTTTCTTATTATCTTTTGTAGCACGCCAAATGGCATATTCATCATTAAGGTCTGAAGTGTCAATGTGCCAGTTCCTTGTTCTTGCCCACTCTTTAATCACCCGGTCGAAATATTGTCGAATCTCTGAAAGAAAACTGCCTGTGCGGGCAATATCATGTGTCCAGACACTCAGTACAGCCTTGCCGTCTTTTGCTTCTAAACGGATACCGTCACCATTATCAGTTTCAGAGAGAACGTTAAAGCCTTCCGGCAGGGTGAATGTGTAATGAAAGCGGGTATTGATATAGGTGTTGTCCACGATTGTCTGGCTATAGGAGGGGGTACAGATAGCATGAGCGGGGCAAGAAAAAGCGGAAAGAAGTATTTGTGCATGGTTATGATTACCCCCTGTGGTTTTATTGGTCTGCTCTTTTGGAAGAAAAGAACGAATCCGCATATTATATTGCCGGAAATTAAAAAAGCAATTGTGATCAAGTGCCGCATTTATAAAATATCTGGCAAGCCTGAACCTTAAAATTGCAGAGTTCCGCCGGGGAAATAGCTCATCAGGCTTTTTCCTGTCTGGCTGCAGAACCGCAACGGGGCCGGGATTTGTGCAAAGTTTCGTCGGGGTGGAACGTTATCCGCCTGTATCCTGTGCCCGGGAAAAGGGGCTGCGTTGTCCGTCCGCGTCAAGGGGGGAAAATCCATTGAACACATTTGAACTTGAGGAGAAACAGCACATGGCTGTAACCAATATCAGTATTAATAATCCATTCGCGGTCAAGACATGGTCGCGGCAGCTGGCGGCGGAAGTTTCCAAGGCAACGGCGATTGCGCCGCTGATTGGCACGTCTTCCAACAGCATTATCCAGTTGAAAGACGAAACCGCCAAGGGGGCTGGCGACAAAGTGACATTCGGCCTGCGCCGCCAGTTGATTGGCGAGGGGGTTTCGGAAGGGACTTTACTTGAGGGCAGTGAAGAAGCGCTGGCGACGTATTCGGACACAGTGCAGCTGAATGAACTGGCGCATGCGGTGCGTGTCAAAAACGAGGGTACGATTGATGCGCAGCGGATACCGTTCAATCTGCGCGAGGAAGCCAATGCGGGGCTGGTGGACTGGTATGCCGACCGCCTTTCCATGACCGCGTTTATTCATTTTTGCGGCTATACCGGGGCAAAGGTGACTTTTGAAGGGCGGAATTTGACGGTTTCTGATCTGCATACCGGTTTTAACAAGCCGACTGTGCCTTCAGCCAATCGTATTTTCCGGGCTGGTGACAAAAAGTCTGACAGCACGCTGACGGCGGCGGATGTGTTTAACCTCACCCTTATTGACAAGGCGGTTGAGCGGGCAAAGCTTGCCAACCCCAAAATCCGCCCTGTTCGGGTGAATGGCGAGAATGTCTACGTCATGTATCTGCATCCCACGCAGGTGACGGCGCTGCGCACCAATACAGCGGCCGGTCAGTGGCTGGATATCCAGAAAGCCGCCTATATGGGGTCACGTGCCAAGAATCCGGTTTTTGACGGCAGCCTTGGCATGTATAATGGCGTGGTGCTGCGTGAGGCAGAGCACGTTATGCCCGGGGTTTCGGATGCCGGGACGGAACTGCCGAATGTGCGCCGTGCGGTATTGCTGGGGGCGCAGGCCGGTGTGATTGCTTTCGGCAAGGGGCGTTCGGCCAATACCTACAAGTTGGTGGAAGAGCTGTTTGATTATCAGCGTGAGCTGGGTGTTGCCGCCAAGACGGTTTTCGGTTTCAAGAAAACGGTTTTTGACGGGGAAGACTTTGGCTCTATCGTTCTTGCAACGGCAGTTAAACCGGCTTAAGGCGAGGCATTTCCGCCGTAAATGAATGAGGATGGCTCCCCGCCGGCAAAAGAGCGGGGAGCCAGATTATCATTGACCGGCAAAAGGGAATTGCTTAAAATTTTTACAGATAACGGGAGAGTAACAGGTTTGATGTATAACCGGAAAATTATCATGGACTTGTAACAAGACAACAAACAAAATGAAAATCGTTTTGTTACAACTGTTATACGGAGACGCAATGGCTGACTGGCTGAGAAGAAAATCTGTTTCACATACTCGAAAGCGTGAGGGCGACAAACAATTAATGCCGACCCTGAGCTGGCTGCATCTGGTGGCATTGGGTATCGGCGGTGTTGTCGGCACCGGTATTTACACGTTGATCGGTGTTGGGGCGGGAAAGGCGGGACCTGCTGTGTTGCTGGCTTTTGTCATTGCCGGTTTTGTCTGCGCCTGTGCGGCATTTGCCTATGCGGAACTGGCGACGCTGATTCCGGCGACGGGGGGTGCTTATACATATTCCTATGTGGCGGGTGGTGAAGTGCTGGCCTGGTTTATCGGCTGGAGTCTGATTTTGGAATATTCGCTGGTTGTCGGGACAGTCGCTATCGGCTGGTCGGGCTATATGGTCGGATTTCTTGACGGGCTGGGGGTATATCTGCCGTTCTGGCTGGCGGCGGGATATGACAGTGTTGATCCAGTGACGGGTATGCACGGGTTGATTAACCTTCCGGCTGTGCTGATTGTGTTTGTGATTGCCGGTTTTCTGCTTGTCGGCACGAGAGAGAGCGCAACGGTCAATGTTATTCTGGTCTTTGTCAAAATTGCCGCCTTGCTGGTTTTTGTCGCCGTGGCGCTGCCGCATTTTGACCCGGACAATCTTAGGCCCTTTATGCCAAACGGTTTTTTCAAGACCATTGTGAGGGAGGGGGAAGACTGGGTTGAAAAAGGGGTGATGGCGGCGGCAGCCATTATCTTTTTTGCGTTTTATGGTTTTGACACCATTGCCACGGCGGCAGAAGAGGCCAAAAACCCTGAGCGGGATCTCTCTATCGGCATTATCGGGTCGCTGGCGGGATGTATTGTGATCTATGTGCTGGTCGGGCTTGCTGCTGTTGGTGCTGTTCCCTATACGGTATTTTCCGCCAGTCCCGAACCGCTGGCTTTTATCGTTCAGGAATTAAGCAGCCAGACGATGGCGACGGTTATTGCAGCAGCGGCCGTGGTGGCGATGCCGACTGTTCTGCTGGCGTTTTTCTATGGTCAGACGCGAATTT
This is a stretch of genomic DNA from Candidatus Tokpelaia hoelldoblerii. It encodes these proteins:
- a CDS encoding Putative periplasmic protein (bhsal00750) encodes the protein MSVKILKKMHKIIYVMSALFLHSFAVSAAPMVFSVEVNGGTCIYCTWYQAEGEITKETPAVLQAFFDQHRIKGLGNIVAQLSMQLNSSGGDFFAAMEVGRILRKEGISTRVGSTVRYNENGVHWSDWGEDAQCGGACIFAYLGGHSWEGGEFAIKSYRPPFADMEKRDITPQRREELSEIAYILAYAREMGFDPSFIYLGKQDGSLYTINVKEAEKLSLIFDADEVRDWAIEQRDGGLVAVARSSNREKGAEFYCDASGMPYFLLYYKKQFPEDSRGWVLGSYDMIASIFNVNVAVTDDHVTETDKYSTFRAALPGVNFSNDDGYSFYMSAQTKLDPVWQMLRFADTTSMKLYGPVIMQNCLEK
- a CDS encoding Hypothetical protein (bhsal00760) gives rise to the protein MRIRSFLPKEQTNKTTGGNHNHAQILLSAFSCPAHAICTPSYSQTIVDNTYINTRFHYTFTLPEGFNVLSETDNGDGIRLEAKDGKAVLSVWTHDIARTGSFLSEIRQYFDRVIKEWARTRNWHIDTSDLNDEYAIWRATKDNKKLYNFTIPYCDSGMTNISLIYDISEEQYYAALIPTLIKSLKMLSKACQ
- a CDS encoding Phage capsid protein (bhsal00770), with the protein product MAVTNISINNPFAVKTWSRQLAAEVSKATAIAPLIGTSSNSIIQLKDETAKGAGDKVTFGLRRQLIGEGVSEGTLLEGSEEALATYSDTVQLNELAHAVRVKNEGTIDAQRIPFNLREEANAGLVDWYADRLSMTAFIHFCGYTGAKVTFEGRNLTVSDLHTGFNKPTVPSANRIFRAGDKKSDSTLTAADVFNLTLIDKAVERAKLANPKIRPVRVNGENVYVMYLHPTQVTALRTNTAAGQWLDIQKAAYMGSRAKNPVFDGSLGMYNGVVLREAEHVMPGVSDAGTELPNVRRAVLLGAQAGVIAFGKGRSANTYKLVEELFDYQRELGVAAKTVFGFKKTVFDGEDFGSIVLATAVKPA
- a CDS encoding Amino acid permease (bhsal00780), coding for MADWLRRKSVSHTRKREGDKQLMPTLSWLHLVALGIGGVVGTGIYTLIGVGAGKAGPAVLLAFVIAGFVCACAAFAYAELATLIPATGGAYTYSYVAGGEVLAWFIGWSLILEYSLVVGTVAIGWSGYMVGFLDGLGVYLPFWLAAGYDSVDPVTGMHGLINLPAVLIVFVIAGFLLVGTRESATVNVILVFVKIAALLVFVAVALPHFDPDNLRPFMPNGFFKTIVREGEDWVEKGVMAAAAIIFFAFYGFDTIATAAEEAKNPERDLSIGIIGSLAGCIVIYVLVGLAAVGAVPYTVFSASPEPLAFIVQELSSQTMATVIAAAAVVAMPTVLLAFFYGQTRIFFAMGRDGLLPHGLSHVDKKRGVPVATTIFTALVIAVLAGVARLEEIASLANAGTLAAFTAVGLCLLVLRVREPDLPRKFRVPGGWFIGLMTISGCVYLFYNLSGQTQMWFWVWNGIGIVFYFAFGFWKSKMRKVKR